A single Saccopteryx bilineata isolate mSacBil1 chromosome 7, mSacBil1_pri_phased_curated, whole genome shotgun sequence DNA region contains:
- the ARRDC4 gene encoding arrestin domain-containing protein 4, with product MGGEAGAAAAAGSEGRVKSLGLVFEDEHKGSYSGGETVAGHVLLEVAEPVALRALRLEARGRAAVAWSPSDSPATPASASEVEYLNVRLNLREAPADEGVLLLQPGKYEFPFSFQLPSDLLATSFTGKYGSIRYCVRAVAERPTLPAQSVRREFHVVGHIDVNTPALLTPVLKTQEKMVGCWFFTSGPVSLSAKIERKGYCNGEAIPIYAEIENCSSRLIVPKAAIFQTQTYVASGKTKTVRHMVAHVRGNHIASGTTDTWNGKMLKIPPVTPSILGCRLIRVDYSLAVYIHIPGAKKLMLELPLVIGTIPYSGFGSRNCSMASRFSVDVSWWALTLPERPEAPPDYSDVVSEDEVSSRTPPYPQPPRWEGGARCPVFACVRDFRFQPPPLYSEVDPHPSNVTETRPVPFIL from the exons ATGGGCGGCGAGGCGGGGGCCGCTGCTGCCGCGGGCTCCGAGGGTCGCGTGAAGAGTCTGGGTCTGGTGTTCGAGGATGAGCACAAGGGCAGCTACTCCGGGGGCGAGACGGTGGCGGGGCACGTGCTGCTGGAGGTGGCCGAGCCCGTGGCCCTGCGCGCGCTACGCCTGGAGGCCCGCGGCCGCGCCGCTGTCGCCTGGAGCCCGAGCGACAGCCCCGCGACCCCGGCCTCCGCCTCGGAGGTGGAGTACCTGAACGTGCGCCTGAATCTGCGCGAGGCCCCGGCCG ATGAAGGCGTCCTCTTACTACAGCCTGGAAAGTACGAATTTCCATTCAGCTTCCAGCTTCCATCTGA CCTCCTCGCCACCTCGTTCACCGGGAAGTACGGAAGTATTCGGTACTGCGTGAGGGCCGTGGCGGAGCGGCCCACGCTCCCCGCCCAGAGCGTCAGGCGAGAATTCCACGTGGTCGGTCACATCGATGTCAACACGCCAGCGTTACTA ACCCCTGTATTGAAAACCCAAGAGAAGATGGTTGGCTGTTGGTTTTTCACTTCCGGTCCGGTCTCACTGAGCGCCAAGATTGAAAGAAAGGGCTATTGTAATG gaGAAGCAATTCCAATCTACGCAGAAATAGAGAACTGTTCCTCCCGACTGATTGTTCCAAAAGCTGCTATCTTCCAAACCCAGACGTACGTGGCCAGTGGGAAAACAAAGACGGTCCGGCACATGGTCGCCCACGTGCGCGGGAACCACATCGCCTCGGGCACCACCGACACATGGAACGGGAAGATGCTGAAGATCCCGCCCGTCACCCCCTCCATCCTGGGCTGCCGCCTCATCCGGGTGGACTACTCCTTAGCC GTGTACATTCACATTCCCGGTGCTAAAAAGCTGATGCTGGAGCTGCCCCTCGTCATTGGCACGATTCCCTACAGTGGCTTTGGCAGCAGGAACTGCAGCATGGCAAGCCGGTTCAGTGTGGACGTGAGCTGGTGGGCCCTGACGCTGCCGGAGCGGCCAGAAG CGCCTCCAGACTACTCCGACGTGGTGTCAGAAGACGAGGTCTCCAGCCGCACCCCGCCCTACCCTCAGCCACCCCGCTGGGAGGGGGGCGCCCGCTGCCCTGTGTTCGCTTGTGTCCGGGACTTCCGCTTCCAGCCCCCACCTCTTTATTCAgag GTGGACCCACATCCCAGTAACGTGACAGAGACCCGGCCTGTTCCCTTCATCCTCTGA